CCAGCGCCGTGCCTGGAGCACGATGGTGACCACTGCGGTGGCCGGCCTGGTCGCCAGTGCGATCGCGGTGTGGTTGCTGTTGCGCGCGACCCTCGTCCCCCTGCGCGGCATGGCCGGCTTGGCCCGGCGGCTGGCGGCCGGGGATCTGACGGTCGCCGCGCTGAAGGTGGGGAACCGGGACGAGGTGGGCGAGACGGTCGCGGCCCTCAACCACATGCTGGCGAACTTCAAGGCGATCGTGGCGGCCATCGGCGCGTCGGTCGAGACGGTGCGGACCATCGCCGCCCGCCTGACCCAAACCTCGAAGGAGACCGCGGCCGGTGCGTCCGAGGCAGCGGCCGCGGTGGCCCAGGTCGCTTCGGGCGCCACCGAGCAGGCGCAGGCGTCGGAGGAGATGCGCCAGGCCGTCAGCCAGCTGGGCGAAGCCATCGGCCAGATCTCGACCGGCGCCCAGCAGACCGCCACGGAGCTGCAAGCGACCCACCAGCTGCTGGACCGGGTCGCCCAGCTGGTCCAAGGGGCCACGGCGAATGCCCAGCGAACGTCCCAGCGGGCGGAGGAAGCGGCCGCCACCGCCGTCCGGGGCGCGGACGTCATCCAGCAGATGCTGGACGGCGCCCGCCGGATCCGGGAGGCGGCCTCGCGCACGGCGGAGCGGATGCGCGCCCTGGGCGAGCTGTCGGCGCAGATCGGGCACATCACCAACGTCATCTCGGACATCGCCGAGCAGACCAACCTGCTGGCTTTGAATGCGGCCATCGAGGCGGCCCGGGCCGGCGAATCCGGGCGGGGGTTCGCCGTCGTCGCGGACGAGGTCCGCAAGCTCGCCGAGCGGTCGGCCCACTCGGCCCGGGAGATCGCCGGCCTTATCGAGCAGATCCAAGGCGCTACGGTCGAGGCGGTGGACGCGACCGACGCCGTCATGGCGGAGCTCGACAAGAGCTCCACGCTGGTGGGGGAGACGCGCACGGCGCTCGAGGACATCCTCCAAGCCGCGGAGGGGGTTCGCGGCGACCTGCAGGGCATCCGGGAGTCCATCGGCGAACTCTCCGAGAGCACGTCCCAGCTGGTTCGCACCTTCGACGCCGTGGCCGCGGTGACGGAGGAGAACACGGCCGCCACCGAGGAGATGGCCGCCAGCGCCTCCCAGGTGCAGAAGTCCGTGGAGCGAGTCGCGGCGGTGACCCAGGAGAACGCGGCGGCGGCGGAGCAGGTCTCGTCCAACGTGGAGCAGCTCAAGGCCGCGGCCGCGCAGATCGCGGACCTGGCCGACCAGCTGAACGGGGCCATGAGGGAGCTGGAGGCGCAGATGGCGCGCTTCCGGGTCGAAGCGGCCACGGCGCAGGCGACCGAAGAGGCCGCATGAAAGGGGCCCGCCACCGACCGCTGAAAACGACCACTGAACGGTTCACCACGGCCCGGTGACGGCGGGGCCTTCCGGCCGTGGAGCCCGGCAAGACGGCCGCGGTGGCGCCGCGGGAGGTGGAAGCACGCATGCCTGAAGAAGGTCTCTCCGGCCAGGTGTGGGTCATCACCGGCGGTGCCGGGGCCATCGCAGGCCGCATCGCCCGCGCCTTCGCCGCCGCCGGGGCACGGCTGGTCCTGGCCGACCTGGACCGGGCCCGCGAGGCATTGGCCGCCCGGGCGCGGGAGCTGGGGGCCATGTCCTTCACAGCGGACCTGACGCAGTTCGCGGAGGCCGAGGCGCTGGTCCGGTGGGTCCGGGACGACATGGGGCGGGTCGACGGGCTGATCCACACCGTGGGCGCCTACGCCGGGGGTCGGGTGCACGAGGTGGAGCCCTCGCAGTACGACCGCCTCTTCGACCTCAACGTGCGGACCCTGTTCTACTGCGTGCGCGCGGTGCTGCCGGTGATGCTGGAGCAGGGGGAAGGATTCCTCGCCGGTTTCGCGTCGGGTCCCGCCTGGCGTGGGATGGGACCCGGTGCGGCCCTCTACGCGGCGGCCAAGAGCGCCGTGGCGACCTTCCTGCGCTCCCTGGACGAGGAGCTGCGGAACCGGCGGCGGCCGGGGTCGGAGACCCCGGCGGGGCCCACGGGCGGCATTCGCGTGGTCGTGGTCTACCCCATGGGCGTCGTAGACACACCGGCCAACCGACGGGCGATGCCCGACGCCGATCGAAGGGGCTGGATCGATCCCCGGGAGATCGCCGCCGCGCTGCTCTTCGCGGCCACCCGAGGGACCGGGGCGCGGTTGATGGAGCTCCCCGTGTACCCGGGGCGGTGAGCCGTCGCGCCGGCAGCCGAGGCGGGCTGGCGGACCCCGCGGGACGGAGGGGTGGGGACGAGGGAACAAACGGGTCATCGCCTCGGTACGGGACGTGGCCGGGTAGCCGGGCGTCACCGGGGCGGCTCGGCGGCCGTGGGCGCAGCCAGCTCGTGCTGGGTGCCGGCACGTTCACCGGGTTCGGTGCCGGCACGTTCCCGGGAAAGCAGGAGCACCGCCGCCATCACCGCCGCGCCCCCCGCAGCCATGGGGCCGGTGAAGGGCACGCCCAGCCACAGGGTGGCGGATGCCGCGGCCGCCAGCGGCTCCATGCACGCCAGCAGGCTGGTCTGGGACGGCCGCAGGTGGCGAAGGCTCGCCAGGTAGAGGGTGAAGGCCACCAGCGTCCCGCCCAGCACCACGAACGCCCAGAGTCCGGCGGCCGCCGCATCCCACGCGACGGCCCGCCCTCCCACCGACCACGGCGGCGCCAGGACCGCCATCGCCGCACCCCCGACGACCATCGCCCATCCGACGCTCACGGCCGGCGGCCACCGCTGGAGCAGGCTGGCGCCGGCCACCGTGTAGAAGGCCAGGGTCAGCGCCGAGACCAGCCCCCACGCCACGGCGCCGGCCGGCACCGCCAGGCGATGGAGGGATCCCCCCGTCGCCAGCAGCAGCGTGCCTCCCATGGCGAGGACCAGGGCCGCCACCTCATGCGGGCGCGGCCGGCGTCGCCACCGCAGGACCTCGTAGACGGTGACGAAGGCGGGGCCCAGATACTGGAGGAACGTGGCGGTGGCCGCGTTGCCCAGGGCGATGGCGGCCATGTAGCTGTACTGCACCCCCAGCAGGCCACCCAGCGCGAAGGCGATGAGTTGCCGGCGGGAACGGCCGTCGCGCCAGGGGGCGAGCCGGTCGCGGACACCCAGCCACCGGCCGGCCAGCAGGAGCAAGAGGCCGGCCACCAGCATGCGGGTGGTGACCAGCCACTGCGGGGTGACGCCGTAGCCCTGCATGAGCCGCTGGGCCGCGGTGCCCGAGAGGCCCCACAGGGTGGCCCCGATGAGCACGCCGGCCATGGCGCGGCGGCTCCGGCCTGCGGTGGCGTGGGGGGCGGTGGGCGTCGACGCGAGGGCACGGGGCGTGGCCATGGTGAGAGGGTGCTTCTGCGCTCGGGGGACGGTTCCTCCCCCGTGCGGAGCGCCCCCACGCCGCTGCTCCTCGACGCCCGGGCCTCGGCTGGCGGGTGGGCGCGCCTCGGCGGGCGGCGGGTAAGATGGAGGCGGTGATGGCCGTGAACGTGGCCTTCTTCCTCCTGCCCAAGGCCGAGGTGGTGTGGCTGAGCCCGCGCAACACCCTGCGCCAGGCCCTGGAGCGCATGGAGTACCACCGCTACACCGCCGTCCCCCTGGTGGACGAGGAGGGGCGTTACGCAGGGACCCTCACCGAGGGCGACCTCCTATGGTTCATCAAGCGCACGCCGGGCTTCACCTTCGACCAGGCGGAGCGCATCCTCGTGCGGGACGTGCCGCGACGGCTGCGCAACGAGGCGGTCTCCATCCGCGCCGACGTCCGCGACCTGGTACGCCTGGCCGCCGTGCAGAGCTTCGTCCCGGTGGTGGACGATCGTGGCCTGTTCATCGGCATCGTGCGGCGGCGGGAGATCATCGAATACTGCGCCCGGTTGCTGTTCGACGCCGGCCCCGGCGCCGGCCACGCCGAGGGGCCGGCGCCGGACGGGGAGGGCGATCCCCGCCCCGGTGGCCGGTCGGCAGGAGGCTGAACCATCCGCCGTCCGCCGGCTGGCCGCCCCGCAGGCGGCTCGGTGCGGCGTCCACCGGCGGTGACGAGGCGCCGCGCGGGTGGGGATCGGTCGCCGGAGCAGTCCAGGGCGACCGGGCCCCGCCGTCAGCCGCCGGGGCGTCGCCATCGTCGGACGAACCGGCTCGCCGCGAAGCACAGGCGCGCGCCAGCTCCCCCGCTGGCCAGCAGGTGCCGCACCACCGGCTCCAGCCGCTGTTGGGCCACCTTGGGATCGGAGAGGTAGAGCCCCAAGAGGCCGTCGACCACCAAGCGGTGCAGGGGCGCGTCCCGCAGGCGGGCGGCGCGTCGGGCGGCCTCGCGGACGAAGACGGAGAGCCCTTGGCCGGCGCGGCCGGCATCCCCGTACGGCTCCACCAGGTTGAGGTCGCCGCCGGCCCGGTCTTCCGCCTGGTCGATCAGGTAGTCCAGCAGGATGTGCAGCCCGCCGATCCAGGGGAAGTAGGCGTCGAGCAGGCGCCGGATCCGGGGCGCCGGGGGATCCGGCTCGAGGAGCGCCTCCCGGAAGAGGGCGAAGACCCCGAGGGTCGAGCCGCAGGCGGCGGCGAACTCCCACCACGCCAGGCGCCCGTGCCACCGCCCGGCCGCCCGCCGGTACCAGGCCGCCATGCGCGCCTGCCGTCCTCGGGGATCGCCGTGCTTGTTGACCTGCAGGTCGTTGTACAGGGAGACCAGCCGGCGCACCGCACCCGCCACGGCGCCGTAGCCGGGGAAGGTGGCCAGCGCCGCGCGGCAGGTCGCCACCAGGGCCTCCAGGTAACCGCCGTCGTCCCCGTGCGGGTGGAGGCGGTAGTACCCGTTCGCCGCGCCAGGCGGCGCCGGCGGCGACGCCGGCGCCACCGGCGCCACCGGCGCCACCGGCGACGGGCCGGGGCCCGGGCGGCTGGGGGCGTCCGGTCGACGGGCGAGCGGCGGGACCGGCGGGGCGCGACGGCATCGGGAGGCGGGCGCGGTGGCGCGCAACCCGGACGGCCTGGCCGCCGCGGCATCCCGGCAGCCGTCGCCCTCCGGTGCCATGGCGCGCATGGCGGTCGTGGCGGAGGCACCGGCGGCCGAGGGGGGCGCTCCCGCTGCGGTCCCGGCCGGGGTCACGGCGTCCAGCATGGCCCGGTGCAGTTGGCGGTAGTCGGCCGGATCCAGGCTCTCGCTGCGATCGCACAGGTTGTCCAGGTAGTCGCTGATGGTCTGCAGGGCCACCACCGCCTCCACCAGCGCGCGCCGCCGCGCCGGCGGGACCGCCGCCGCGAACACGGCGCCGCCCTCGCAGTGGAAGCGTTTGGTGCGGATGCTGGCCAGGGCCTGCCGTCGCAGTTCGGGGTCGGGGATCGCGGCGGCCCGCCGTTGCCACCGGTCCAGGGCTTCGTCCACCAGCGGCAGCACGCGGCGCACGTAGGTCACGAGCAGCGCGGCCTCGGCGGCCAGGACCCGGACGTCGCCCAAGCCAACGTGCCGGAGGAACGCGGCCCGGTGGGCGCCGTGGGCCGCGGTCGCTCCGGCGTCCGCTCCAGCCTCGCCCCGGGCTCCGGGCGCCGGGATCCCGCCGGCCGTCCGGGGCGCCGGCGCGGCGCTCCCGCCGGGGCCCGGGGCGCGGCGAGCGGCGGAGACCCGGGCCGGGGACGCCGGTTCCTCCGACGGCGCATCGCCGGACGCCGGCGCGCCGGACGTCGGCCGCGGAAGGGCTGCGGCCGCCAGCCGGCCGGCGTGGGGGGCGTCGGAGGGGAACGGCTGGCCCTGGGATCCCCTCGTCCTCACGGGGTTGCCCATGGGCTTAGGATGCCCGGACGCCCTCGAACGGCCCCGGCTGGGCCGCCGACTTGGGGGCCGCCGACTTGGGGGCCTTGCGCACGGGCGGAGGCTCTCCGAACGGGGGCGAAGGGGAATGGGCACCGGAAGGGGGGTGAAGCGGCCCGGGCATCGGTCCGGGCCGCGGTCCGGGAGGGGCACTGAGCGGCGCCCGGGGTCCTGCCCGGGTGGATGCGGCCTGGCTGCGGTCGCCCTGCTCATGTCCCGGGCCGCCCGGGAAGGCGTGGAGGTGCTCCGCGTCGACCCGGCGCGTCGACCCGGCCTTCACCAGCGTGATCGGCAAGGTCAAGTTCATGGCCCGGTACGGGCTGTCGCCCCGCGCGGCGGCCGTGGCGATGGCCCGCCGGGGCCTGGGCTTTGGCGAGCGCTTGCGCTCCGGAACCGCCCGCCCTCTACCCGCGAGGAATCGAGGGCGGCACGTCTGGAGCGATTGGCGGCGCATCGCCCCGTCGGTGCGCGGCCAGCGGGCGCACCGGCTAGGCGGGGTCCTCCGAGGACGCCCCAGGCCGGGGGGAACCCCGATCCACCCGGGCACCGGCGGCCTCAAGGCTGCACGGCCCGGGGTGCGATGGGTTGGCTTGGGGTCCGGGGTGCGATCCCCCGGCGCGAACCGTCGGGAGCACCGTTCGCCCGGCGTCATGGGATCGACGCCCAGCACGCCGCGGCGCGGCCGCCGGAGAGGCGGCCGCGCCGCGGGGCCGGGTTCGTCCGCAGACCATGGACCGCGTTGGCTTGCCGTCGCCTGGTGCCCCGCCCATCGACGCCGTCGCGTGCCGTCCAACGACTCGCCCGACGATCCGCTCCGACTGCACCCGGCGCACCCGGGTGCCGTACGGGTGTTCATGCCGACGCAAGATTGGCCGAGCGATCCGCCTCGACTGCGCCCGGGTATGCGGGCGCCGCTGGGGGGTCCCAGGCCGGCCGACGACGCGCCCAACGACCCGCCGATCCGCCGGTCACTCGCCGGAGGCGCTCCGTCGGTCGGCGGAGCCTCGCTGGCTCGATGCCATGAACCGGGCAGGGTCCACGCCCGGCGGCGGGTCCCAGGGTTCGACGTCCTCCGAGGTGCACTCCTGCTCCTGTCCGGATTGCCAGCGCACGCGGATGGACTGCCGGGAGCTGCGGAGCCGGACGATGACCCCCAGCTCGCCGGTCCGGAGGTGGCGCACCCATTGCCCGCGACGGAACACGGCATCGCCCCCTTTCCGGTATTCGCGTTCAGGCGACCGACACGGCAATAGAGACTTCGGGACGAAGGCTTCGCCTTCCTTTTCCTGGGGCCGGAGGGGAGGCCCCCGCGGGCCGGAGGGGAGACCCCCGCGCCGGGGCCGGTTCCCGCGTCCCAGGAGCGGTCCCGGCGCCGGCGCATCGACCCCGGCGGCCGCGGGTCGATCCCGGCGGCGGCGCGTCGATCCCAACGGCCGCAGGTCGGTCCC
The sequence above is drawn from the Thermaerobacter sp. FW80 genome and encodes:
- a CDS encoding methyl-accepting chemotaxis protein, whose protein sequence is MKRRYGIAFKLSVSFGVVMVLGALVTYTGLSTMRQLIATTQEIQRIRTVQELGDQVQLVAQRQQAAVSDYLLTGDERLREQAQQAGAQLQALVEQIQGLVRTERGRQIAGELEEATRAYESVVSSILARRSYALEEARRARAELGAPASRLNEVVGQVVAFGDTLAQQATDRQGAIQRRAWSTMVTTAVAGLVASAIAVWLLLRATLVPLRGMAGLARRLAAGDLTVAALKVGNRDEVGETVAALNHMLANFKAIVAAIGASVETVRTIAARLTQTSKETAAGASEAAAAVAQVASGATEQAQASEEMRQAVSQLGEAIGQISTGAQQTATELQATHQLLDRVAQLVQGATANAQRTSQRAEEAAATAVRGADVIQQMLDGARRIREAASRTAERMRALGELSAQIGHITNVISDIAEQTNLLALNAAIEAARAGESGRGFAVVADEVRKLAERSAHSAREIAGLIEQIQGATVEAVDATDAVMAELDKSSTLVGETRTALEDILQAAEGVRGDLQGIRESIGELSESTSQLVRTFDAVAAVTEENTAATEEMAASASQVQKSVERVAAVTQENAAAAEQVSSNVEQLKAAAAQIADLADQLNGAMRELEAQMARFRVEAATAQATEEAA
- a CDS encoding CBS domain-containing protein; its protein translation is MEAVMAVNVAFFLLPKAEVVWLSPRNTLRQALERMEYHRYTAVPLVDEEGRYAGTLTEGDLLWFIKRTPGFTFDQAERILVRDVPRRLRNEAVSIRADVRDLVRLAAVQSFVPVVDDRGLFIGIVRRREIIEYCARLLFDAGPGAGHAEGPAPDGEGDPRPGGRSAGG
- a CDS encoding DMT family transporter; the protein is MATPRALASTPTAPHATAGRSRRAMAGVLIGATLWGLSGTAAQRLMQGYGVTPQWLVTTRMLVAGLLLLLAGRWLGVRDRLAPWRDGRSRRQLIAFALGGLLGVQYSYMAAIALGNAATATFLQYLGPAFVTVYEVLRWRRRPRPHEVAALVLAMGGTLLLATGGSLHRLAVPAGAVAWGLVSALTLAFYTVAGASLLQRWPPAVSVGWAMVVGGAAMAVLAPPWSVGGRAVAWDAAAAGLWAFVVLGGTLVAFTLYLASLRHLRPSQTSLLACMEPLAAAASATLWLGVPFTGPMAAGGAAVMAAVLLLSRERAGTEPGERAGTQHELAAPTAAEPPR
- a CDS encoding DUF2600 family protein, which produces MGDVRVLAAEAALLVTYVRRVLPLVDEALDRWQRRAAAIPDPELRRQALASIRTKRFHCEGGAVFAAAVPPARRRALVEAVVALQTISDYLDNLCDRSESLDPADYRQLHRAMLDAVTPAGTAAGAPPSAAGASATTAMRAMAPEGDGCRDAAAARPSGLRATAPASRCRRAPPVPPLARRPDAPSRPGPGPSPVAPVAPVAPASPPAPPGAANGYYRLHPHGDDGGYLEALVATCRAALATFPGYGAVAGAVRRLVSLYNDLQVNKHGDPRGRQARMAAWYRRAAGRWHGRLAWWEFAAACGSTLGVFALFREALLEPDPPAPRIRRLLDAYFPWIGGLHILLDYLIDQAEDRAGGDLNLVEPYGDAGRAGQGLSVFVREAARRAARLRDAPLHRLVVDGLLGLYLSDPKVAQQRLEPVVRHLLASGGAGARLCFAASRFVRRWRRPGG
- a CDS encoding SDR family oxidoreductase, with translation MPEEGLSGQVWVITGGAGAIAGRIARAFAAAGARLVLADLDRAREALAARARELGAMSFTADLTQFAEAEALVRWVRDDMGRVDGLIHTVGAYAGGRVHEVEPSQYDRLFDLNVRTLFYCVRAVLPVMLEQGEGFLAGFASGPAWRGMGPGAALYAAAKSAVATFLRSLDEELRNRRRPGSETPAGPTGGIRVVVVYPMGVVDTPANRRAMPDADRRGWIDPREIAAALLFAATRGTGARLMELPVYPGR